Proteins from one Deltaproteobacteria bacterium genomic window:
- a CDS encoding right-handed parallel beta-helix repeat-containing protein, producing MAILIWLLLSPSNEQGVIYYVRTDGGTADQCTGLKDAPYPGFGTDQPCAWSHPFWALNNSGEWKIQGGETLVIASGSYRMGIGAPNSDWCGAAWAYDCHLPPLPSGPSPANPTRMLGAGWNQGCADPPELWGAERPWQILGLAGTDNAVVACLELTDHSDCVESHANPAIRCERDAPPFGDWAAFGISASDSSNVTLKDLDIHGLAGGGIHAGRLADWTVDNVRIAGNGWVGWDGDIYGIDANTGTMVFKKWTVEWNGCAESYPEETMNNCWAQTAGGYGDGVGTGETGGNWVIEDSIFRYNTSDGLDLLYTRLPSQITIRRTQSYGNAGNQIKVNGPSRIENSLMRSDCGFFNGKSFTYQVDDCRAGGAALAFALRPDTAVSLVNSTLTGHGDCLLTAECDDGSCNGSETVTIQNTIFVGNREFLDPEDTTCYIWFDQMNLYDTQIDYNVVYRAKPGNIGLSENDLSQDPQVVDDTLETFDGHLEAAGPAIDSGAPVGGLGGLIPNHDLEGFSRPQGGGVDRGAYERVNSP from the coding sequence TTGGCGATTCTCATCTGGTTACTGCTATCTCCGTCGAATGAGCAGGGCGTCATCTACTATGTCCGAACGGACGGGGGAACCGCCGATCAATGCACGGGCCTCAAAGACGCGCCGTACCCCGGATTCGGAACCGATCAGCCTTGCGCCTGGTCTCACCCGTTCTGGGCCTTGAACAACAGCGGGGAATGGAAAATCCAGGGGGGTGAAACCCTGGTCATCGCGAGCGGGTCCTACCGCATGGGCATAGGCGCCCCCAATTCGGACTGGTGCGGAGCTGCATGGGCGTATGACTGTCATCTGCCGCCTCTGCCGTCAGGTCCTTCCCCGGCCAACCCCACCCGTATGCTGGGGGCCGGGTGGAATCAGGGTTGCGCCGATCCACCCGAGCTGTGGGGCGCTGAAAGACCCTGGCAAATCCTCGGCCTGGCGGGCACGGATAACGCTGTCGTCGCCTGCCTGGAACTCACCGATCATTCCGACTGTGTCGAATCCCACGCAAACCCCGCAATTCGATGCGAACGAGATGCCCCACCGTTCGGAGATTGGGCGGCTTTCGGCATCAGCGCATCGGATTCTTCCAACGTGACGCTGAAAGACCTGGATATCCACGGCCTCGCAGGAGGGGGCATTCACGCCGGCCGGCTGGCGGACTGGACCGTTGATAACGTTCGAATCGCCGGCAACGGCTGGGTGGGATGGGACGGTGACATTTACGGCATTGACGCCAACACCGGAACCATGGTCTTTAAAAAATGGACGGTGGAATGGAACGGCTGCGCGGAATCCTACCCTGAAGAAACAATGAACAACTGCTGGGCTCAGACAGCCGGCGGATACGGCGACGGAGTCGGTACGGGAGAGACCGGCGGGAATTGGGTCATCGAAGATTCGATATTCAGATACAACACTTCGGACGGGCTTGACCTGCTGTATACCCGTCTTCCTAGCCAAATCACGATCAGAAGAACCCAATCCTACGGCAATGCCGGGAACCAGATCAAGGTCAACGGTCCCTCGCGCATCGAGAACAGCCTGATGAGGAGCGACTGCGGATTTTTCAACGGGAAATCCTTCACGTATCAAGTGGACGATTGCCGCGCGGGCGGCGCCGCGCTGGCGTTCGCCCTCAGGCCGGACACCGCCGTGTCGTTGGTCAATTCAACCCTTACCGGGCATGGCGACTGCCTCCTTACCGCCGAATGCGACGACGGTAGCTGCAATGGATCCGAAACCGTCACCATCCAGAACACTATTTTTGTCGGCAACCGGGAGTTCCTGGATCCGGAAGACACCACCTGCTATATCTGGTTCGACCAAATGAATCTGTATGATACTCAGATCGACTACAACGTGGTGTACCGTGCAAAACCAGGGAACATCGGCTTGTCGGAAAATGACCTCTCCCAGGATCCTCAAGTGGTCGACGACACCCTGGAAACGTTTGACGGTCACCTGGAAGCCGCCGGTCCGGCCATCGACAGCGGCGCGCCTGTGGGCGGGCTGGGCGGATTGATTCCGAACCACGACTTGGAAGGATTCAGCCGCCCCCAGGGCGGCGGCGTAGACCGCGGGGCCTACGAGCGGGTGAATTCGCCCTGA